One stretch of Zingiber officinale cultivar Zhangliang chromosome 6B, Zo_v1.1, whole genome shotgun sequence DNA includes these proteins:
- the LOC121989598 gene encoding 7-methylguanosine phosphate-specific 5'-nucleotidase A-like, with translation MFEHTRVAQLILMRPGGHRRLHRTTIPPGAASTALTPIHSLRHRRRNLLHFPFASLFPPSAFLLSSLAPCLRGSMNPKTMMAPGVAVRDPELLEKKKAAIRSAGPVNVQVIADFDGTLTKYWINGIRGQTSHGLLQQGNQVYDAKRQALYEYYHPLEISPDIPIEEKTKLMEEWWEKTHGLLIEGGLTYDAIKRSVSESTIAFRDGVVELFEFLEKRGVPVLVFSAGLADIIEEVFRQKLHRSFENIKVVSNRMVFDETGRLIAFKGKTIHVLNKNEHALDMAAPVHDNFGDPNESDPDNSLVKKRTNVLLLGDHIGDLGMSDGLNYENRVAIGFLNTNTETSLQNYVDAFDIVYLNDGSMGGVLELVTQLCPQDP, from the exons ATGTTCGAACACACTCGCGTCGCCCAGCTCATCTTGATGAGGCCCGGAGGGCATCGCCGCCTCCACCGCACCACCATTCCGCCGGGCGCCGCTTCCACCGCTCTCACTCCGATCCACAGCCTCCGTCATCGACGGCGAAACCTCCTCCATTTCCCATTCGCTAGCCTCTTCCCTCCCTCCGCATTCCTCCTTTCCTCTCTCGCCCCGTGTCTCCGAGGCTCGATGAACCCCAAGACCATGATGGCTCCCGGCGTCGCTGTCCGAGACCCTGAGTTGTTGGAAAAGAAGAAGGCCGCGATCCGGAGCGCTGGCCCGGTTAATGTTCAG GTGATTGCGGATTTTGACGGCACGCTGACGAAGTATTGGATAAATGGTATCCGTGGTCAAA CTAGCCATGGATTGTTACAGCAGGGGAATCAGGTTTATGATGCCAAGAGGCAGGCTTTGTATGAGTACTATCATCCGTTGGAGATCTCTCCAGATATTCCTATCGAAGAGAAGACGAAATTAATGGAAGAATG GTGGGAGAAGACGCATGGCCTTCTTATTGAGGGAGGCCTTACCTATGATGCAATTAAGAGATCTGTTTCTGAGTCTACAATTGCTTTTAGGGATGGAGTTGTCGAGTTGTTTGAATTCTTAGAG AAAAGAGGTGTGCCTGTTCTTGTGTTCTCTGCAGGTCTTGCAGACATCATAGAAGAA GTTTTCAGGCAGAAACTACATAGATCTTTTGAGAATATTAAAGTTGTTTCTAACAGAATGGTGTTCGATGAAACTGGCCGTCTTATTGCCTTTAAAg GGAAGACAATTCATGTTCTCAACAAGAATGAGCATGCACTGGATATGGCTGCACCTGTTCACGATAATTTTGGAGATCCCAATGAATCCGATCCTGATAATTCCTTGGTTAAGAAACGAACTAATGTGCTGCTTCTTGGAGATCATATTGGTGACTTGGGCATGTCTGATGGTCTGAACTATGAAAACCGTGTAGCTATTGGATTCCT GAATACTAACACAGAGACGTCCCTCCAGAATTATGTCGATGCATTTGATATCGTATACCTG AATGATGGATCGATGGGAGGAGTTCTTGAGCTTGTAACTCAACTGTGTCCTCAGGATCCCTGA